A genomic window from Peromyscus maniculatus bairdii isolate BWxNUB_F1_BW_parent chromosome 1, HU_Pman_BW_mat_3.1, whole genome shotgun sequence includes:
- the LOC102905707 gene encoding myeloid cell surface antigen CD33-like isoform X1 — translation MSPLWFLFCELKSLASFQFQRILQHFLLNLTSHLYSLTEPQELFPMQLLLLLLLVWMHHWTLRAKPSTATECKGDRHKAEVEMVLVQEGLCVLVPCTFTGPRANSAQVYGSWFHTGADTSQDSAVATNDPEQQVLKETRGRFHLVGDMKSNNCSLDIRDAQRGDNGSYFFMGKQQKRLQWSSCKKPVSVHVTALTYNPHILPLETLKPGCPRNLTCSVPWACERGTPPIFSWMSAALTSLGPRTTLSSVLTLTPRPQDHGTNLTCQVAFPGAGVTVERTIQLNVTSGNPGGKSASGVILGAIGGAGVTALLSVSICLVFFIVKAHRKKAARTAVSMSHMHPTAESLSQCQQQDSKVHSHAEDPTLGIEQEVHYASLSFHRSAPQKETSP, via the exons ATGAGCCCTCTGTGGTTCCTCTTCTGtgaactgaagtctctggcttcTTTCCAATTTCAGAGGATTCTGCAACACTTTCTCTTGAACCTGACCTCCCATCTCTACTCACTCACAGAACCCCAGGAGCTCTTCCCAATGCAGCTActtctgctgctgctcttggTGTGGATGCATCACTGGACACTCAGAGCCAAGCCTTCTACTGCCACAGAGTGCAAGGGTGATAGACACAAGGCGGAAGTGGAGATGGTGCTGGTACAGGAAGGCCTCTGTGTCCTTGTGCCCTGCACATTCACCGGTCCTAGGGCCAATTCTGCTCAAGTTTATGGCTCTTGGTTCCACACAGGGGCTGACACAAGTCAAGACTCTGCAGTGGCCACAAACGACCCAGAACAGCAAGTGCTGAAGGAGACCCGGGGCCGATTCCACCTCGTAGGGGACATGAAGAGCAACAACTGTTCCCTGGATATCAGAGATGCACAAAGAGGTGACAACGGTTCCTACTTCTTCATGGGAAAGCAGCAAAAAAGGTTACAGTGGAGTTCCTGTAAGAAGCCAGTGTCTGTGCATGTGACAG CCCTCACATACAACCCACACATCCTCCCGCTGGAGACCCTGaagcctggctgtcccagaaACCTGACCTGCTCTGTGCCCTGGGCCTGTGAGAGGGGGACACCCCCCATCTTCTCCTGGATGTCAGCTGCCCTCACCTCCCTGGGCCCAAGGACCACTCTCTCCTCAGTGCTGACCCTCACACCCAGGCCTCAGGACCATGGCACCAACCTCACCTGTCAGGTGGccttccctggagctggtgtaACTGTGGAAAGGACCATCCAGCTCAATGTCACCT CAGGGAACCCAGGAGGAAAGTCAGCTTCAGGAGTGATTCTGGGAGCCATCGGGGGTGCTGGTGTGACAGCTCTGCTCTCCGTCTCCATCTGCCTCGTCTTCTTCAT AGTGAAGgcacacagaaagaaagcagcCAGGACTGCAGTGAGCATGAGCCACATGCACCCCACTGCTGAGTCACTTTCCCAG TGTCAACAGCAGGACTCCAAGGTTCACAGCCATGCTGAGGACCCCACCTTGGGGATAGAGCAAGAAGTACACTATGCGTCCCTCAGCTTTCACAGGTCAGCGCCTCAGAAGGAAACCTCTCCCTAG
- the LOC102905707 gene encoding myeloid cell surface antigen CD33-like isoform X2, protein MSPLWFLFCELKSLASFQFQRILQHFLLNLTSHLYSLTEPQELFPMQLLLLLLLVWMHHWTLRAKPSTATECKGDRHKAEVEMVLVQEGLCVLVPCTFTGPRANSAQVYGSWFHTGADTSQDSAVATNDPEQQVLKETRGRFHLVGDMKSNNCSLDIRDAQRGDNGSYFFMGKQQKRLQWSSCKKPVSVHVTALTYNPHILPLETLKPGCPRNLTCSVPWACERGTPPIFSWMSAALTSLGPRTTLSSVLTLTPRPQDHGTNLTCQVAFPGAGVTVERTIQLNVTWNPGGKSASGVILGAIGGAGVTALLSVSICLVFFIVKAHRKKAARTAVSMSHMHPTAESLSQCQQQDSKVHSHAEDPTLGIEQEVHYASLSFHRSAPQKETSP, encoded by the exons ATGAGCCCTCTGTGGTTCCTCTTCTGtgaactgaagtctctggcttcTTTCCAATTTCAGAGGATTCTGCAACACTTTCTCTTGAACCTGACCTCCCATCTCTACTCACTCACAGAACCCCAGGAGCTCTTCCCAATGCAGCTActtctgctgctgctcttggTGTGGATGCATCACTGGACACTCAGAGCCAAGCCTTCTACTGCCACAGAGTGCAAGGGTGATAGACACAAGGCGGAAGTGGAGATGGTGCTGGTACAGGAAGGCCTCTGTGTCCTTGTGCCCTGCACATTCACCGGTCCTAGGGCCAATTCTGCTCAAGTTTATGGCTCTTGGTTCCACACAGGGGCTGACACAAGTCAAGACTCTGCAGTGGCCACAAACGACCCAGAACAGCAAGTGCTGAAGGAGACCCGGGGCCGATTCCACCTCGTAGGGGACATGAAGAGCAACAACTGTTCCCTGGATATCAGAGATGCACAAAGAGGTGACAACGGTTCCTACTTCTTCATGGGAAAGCAGCAAAAAAGGTTACAGTGGAGTTCCTGTAAGAAGCCAGTGTCTGTGCATGTGACAG CCCTCACATACAACCCACACATCCTCCCGCTGGAGACCCTGaagcctggctgtcccagaaACCTGACCTGCTCTGTGCCCTGGGCCTGTGAGAGGGGGACACCCCCCATCTTCTCCTGGATGTCAGCTGCCCTCACCTCCCTGGGCCCAAGGACCACTCTCTCCTCAGTGCTGACCCTCACACCCAGGCCTCAGGACCATGGCACCAACCTCACCTGTCAGGTGGccttccctggagctggtgtaACTGTGGAAAGGACCATCCAGCTCAATGTCACCT GGAACCCAGGAGGAAAGTCAGCTTCAGGAGTGATTCTGGGAGCCATCGGGGGTGCTGGTGTGACAGCTCTGCTCTCCGTCTCCATCTGCCTCGTCTTCTTCAT AGTGAAGgcacacagaaagaaagcagcCAGGACTGCAGTGAGCATGAGCCACATGCACCCCACTGCTGAGTCACTTTCCCAG TGTCAACAGCAGGACTCCAAGGTTCACAGCCATGCTGAGGACCCCACCTTGGGGATAGAGCAAGAAGTACACTATGCGTCCCTCAGCTTTCACAGGTCAGCGCCTCAGAAGGAAACCTCTCCCTAG
- the Siglec10 gene encoding sialic acid-binding Ig-like lectin 10 produces the protein MSLLLFLLPLLLGGSQGQDRRYSLQVNRLVKVQEGLCVVVPCSFSSPESRWVGPNPAYGYWFKGIRKPTLKFPVATNNKDKEIEPGTQGRFQLLGNLPNKNCSLMIKDVQWRDLGSYFFRVEKGSEKFSFPDGFYLQVEGLTHKPDVFVPEILEPGQPVTIVCLFPWTFKQCPDPSFSWMGAAISSQETGPHTSYYSVLSFTPGLEHHDTELTCQVDLSRKSIQRTVQLRMAYAPRDLVISIFRDNVSELHGNTPHLEVQQGQSLRLLCAADSQPPATLSWGLENQVLSWSSPVSSRTLALELLQVKAGDSGHYTCQAENRLGSQQHTLDLSVLYPPEDLRVTVSQANRTVLEIRRNGTSLPVLEGQSLCLVCVTHSNPPANLSWTGVAQTLIPTQSSKPGVLELPLVRREHEGEFICAAQNPLGTQYISLSLSVHYPPQMLRSSCSWEAEGLHCSCSSRAWPTPSLHWRLGEGLLEGNSSNVSFTVTSSSLGPWVNSSLNFHGELRPSLRLSCEVWNTHGAQSASVLLLPDKNSSTAFSKGVVLGFGIAAFLALCLMIIMKTLQKKGTQEETSRPKISRGSTILDYINVVPKTRSLVRNRKAKPDTPSRIPSPDIHSPESKKKQKEQHFTSPGCPDPRSSSQAPVSENNPEELHYAALNFSRPRLWETQNPQDTYTDYAEVRFH, from the exons ATGTCACTGCTGCTGTTTCTGTTGCCCTTGCTGTTGGGAG GATCTCAAGGTCAAGACAGACGATACAGCCTACAGGTGAACAGATTGGTGAAGGTGCAGGAGGGTCTGTGTGTTGTCGTGCcctgctctttctcctcccccgAGAGCCGCTGGGTTGGCCCTAACCCAGCTTACGGCTACTGGTTCAAAGGCATCAGAAAACCAACACTTAAATTTCCAGTGGCCACAAATAACAAAGATAAAGAGATAGAACCAGGAACCCAGGGGCGATTCCAGCTCTTGGGGAATCTCCCAAACAAGAACTGTTCCCTGATGATCAAAGATGTGCAGTGGAGAGACTTGGGAAGCTATTTCTTCCGGGTGGAGAAAGGATCTGAGAAATTCAGTTTTCCCGATGGCTTCTATCTGCAAGTAGAAG GCCTGACTCACAAGCCAGATGTCTTCGTTCCTGAGATCCTGGAACCTGGGCAGCCAGTGACAATTGTCTGCTTGTTTCCCTGGACCTTCAAGCAATGCCCAGATCCTTCTTTCTCCTGGATGGGGGCTGCCATCTCCTCCCAAGAAACCGGACCACACACCTCCTATTACTCGGTACTCAGCTTTACCCCAGGACTTGAGCACCATGATACTGAGCTCACATGTCAAGTGGACTTATCTAGAAAGAGCATACAGAGGACTGTCCAACTAAGAATGGCCT ATGCCCCCAGAGATCTTGTTATCAGCATTTTCCGTGACAATGTGTCAG AATTGCATGGGAACACCCCACATCTGGAAGTCCAGCAAGGCCAGTCTCTGCGCCTCCTCTGTGCTGCTGACAGCCAGCCCCCTGCCACACTGAGCTGGGGCCTGGAGAACCAAGTCCTCTCTTGGTCCAGCCCTGTGAGCTCCAGAACCCTGGCACTGGAGCTACTCCAGGTGAAAGCTGGGGACTCAGGACACTACACCTGCCAAGCAGAGAACAGGCTGGGTTCCCAGCAACACACCCTGGACCTCTCTGTGCTGT ATCCCCCAGAGGACCTGAGAGTGACTGTTTCCCAGGCAAACAGGACAG TGTTGGAAATCCGCAGGAATGGCACCTCCCTTCCAGTCCTGGAGGGGCAAAGCCTGTGTCTAGTCTGTGTCACTCACAGCAACCCCCCAGCCAATCTGAGCTGGACTGGAGTGGCACAGACTCTGATCCCAACCCAGTCTTCAAAGCCGGGGGTGCTGGAGCTGCCTCTGGTCAGGAGGGAACATGAAGGAGAATTCATCTGTGCTGCGCAGAACCCACTGGGCACCCAGTAcatctctctgagcctctctGTGCACT ACCCCCCACAGATGctcagatcctcctgctcctGGGAAGCTGAGGGGCTGCACtgcagctgctcctccagagccTGGCCCACCCCGTCCCTGCACTGgcggctgggggaggggctgctggaggGGAACAGCAGCAATGTCTCCTTCACGGTCACCTCCAGCTCACTTGGACCCTGGGTCAACAGTTCTCTGAACTTCCATGGGGAGCTCAGGCCCAGCCTCCGGCTCAGCTGTGAGGTCTGGAACACCCATGGGGCCCAGAGTGCCTCTGTCCTGCTACTGCCTG ATAAGAACAGTTCCACAGCATTCTCCAAGGGAGTAGTTTTGGGCTTTGGGATTGCAGCCTTCCTTGCCCTCTGCCTCATGATCAT CATGAAGACCCTCCAGAAGAAAGGAACCCAAGAGGAAACCTCAAGACCCAAGATCTCTCGGGGCAGCACAATCCTGGATTACATCAATGTGGTCCCCAAGACTAGGTCCCTG GTTCGGAATCGGAAGGCCAAACCAGACACCCCTTCCAGGATCCCATCCCCAGACATTCACTCCCCTGaatcaaagaagaaacagaaggagcaacATTTCACTTCTCCTGGTTGCCCAGACCCCAGATCATCCTCTCAGGCCCCTGTCTCTGAGAATAACCCAGAAGAACTCCATTATGCTGCTCTCAACTTCTCCCGCCCAAGACTATGGGAGACCCAGAATCCTCAAGACACTTACACTGATTATGCTGAAGTCAGGTTCCACTGA